One Hyla sarda isolate aHylSar1 chromosome 11, aHylSar1.hap1, whole genome shotgun sequence genomic window carries:
- the LOC130294915 gene encoding olfactory receptor 12D1-like, with the protein MAGWNGTSINMFILIGITDLPWLQKVLFVLVFFFYILDVLGNLIIVCIVIRDPSLHYPMYFLLANLSFVDICFSSITVPKMMVGFFMENTISLQGCVAQMYFFHFLGCTEGFLLASMGYDRYVAICNPLRYKTLMRKTVCIQLVFTSWVIGLTTSLVHAIMTSELPFCNSNKIKHFFCDVKPVIKLACVDTRLNEAVLTNVLGFLSTSTFSLTIISYVYIILKLTKIRSSQGRSKAFSTCSSHLTVVILFYGTAMCTYLGPSSEESIEKDRIAAVLFTVITPAMNPVIYTLRNQEVRKSMKKLIKHEYL; encoded by the coding sequence ATGGCAGGGTGGAATGGGACATCAATAAACATGTTCATCCTCATTGGCATAACCGACCTGCCTTGGCTTCAAAAGGTCCTCTTTGTTCTAGTTTTCTTCTTTTACATTCTTGATGTATTGGGGAACCTCATCATTGTGTGTATAGTGATTCGGGATCCTTCTCTTCATTACCCAATGTATTTCCTCCTGGCTAACCTTTCCTTTGTGGATATCTGCTTTTCCTCTATCACAGTTCCCAAGATGATGGTTGGGTTCTTCATGGAGAACACTATTTCTCTTCAAGGATGTGTCGCACAGATGTATTTTTTTCACTTCTTGGGATGTACAGAAGGCTTTCTGCTGGCATCCATGGGCTATGACAGATATGTTGCCATCTGTAATCCACTACGATACAAAACTTTAATGCGTAAAACGGTGTGCATTCAGTTGGTGTTCACTTCATGGGTCATTGGCCTCACCACCTCCCTTGTTCATGCCATAATGACATCAGAACTTCCTTTCTGCAACTCAAACAAGATCAAACACTTTTTCTGTGATGTGAAACCAGTGATAAAATTGGCCTGTGTAGACACTCGCCTCAATGAGGCTGTACTGACTAATGTACTTGGGTTTCTAAGCACCAGTACCTTTTCCCTTACTATAATATCCTATGTTTATATCATCCTCAAGCttacaaaaattcgctcatcacaAGGGAGGTCAAAAGCCTTTTCAACATGTTCCTCTCACCTGACAGTGGTCATTCTGTTTTATGGTACAGCTATGTGCACCTATCTAGGGCCTTCCTCAGAGGAGTCCATAGAAAAAGACAGGATAGCTGCTGTATTGTTCACCGTTATCACTCCAGCTATGAATCCCGTAATATATACTTTGAGAAACCAGGAGGTTAGGAAATCAATGAAAAAGCTCATTAAACATGAATATTTGTAA